The proteins below come from a single Bactrocera dorsalis isolate Fly_Bdor chromosome 5, ASM2337382v1, whole genome shotgun sequence genomic window:
- the LOC105232753 gene encoding larval cuticle protein 65Ag1, giving the protein MKFVIVFAALFAVALAAPGNIDGEAQVLRFDSDVQPNGFNYAYETSNGISEQAQAKLLNEGSDAEAISVQGSYSFVADDGLTYTVNYIADENGFQPQGAHLPVAPEA; this is encoded by the exons atgaaattcgTCATTGTTTTCGCTGCTCTCTTCGCCGTTGCTCTCGCAGCTCCCGGCAACATCGATGGTGAAGCTCAGGTTTTGCGCTTCGACTCCGACGTGCAGCCCAATGGATTCAACTACGC TTATGAGACCAGCAACGGTATTAGCGAACAAGCTCAAGCTAAGCTCTTGAACGAAGGCTCTGATGCCGAAGCCATCTCCGTCCAAGGCTCATACTCTTTCGTCGCTGATGATGGTCTAACCTACACCGTCAACTACATCGCCGATGAGAACGGTTTCCAACCCCAAGGTGCTCATTTGCCCGTTGCCCCAGAAGCTTAA
- the LOC105232751 gene encoding endocuticle structural glycoprotein SgAbd-5 — protein MKYQVVLLFACFAAVCLAAPRPDEADEKAETLRLEAENNGVDKYSFAYDTSNGISRTEEGELKTIDDNAAIVVHGSTSWTAPDGKKFELVFTADELGYHPSIKLVS, from the exons atgaaatatcaagtagttttgttgtttgcttgcTTTGCCGCTGTCTGCTTGGCTGCGCCACGTCCGGATGAAGCTGACGAGAAGGCAGAAACACTGCGTCTGGAAGCCGAGAATAATGGCGTCGATAAATACTCCTTTGC CTACGATACCAGCAACGGTATTTCACGCACCGAAGAAGGCGAACTCAAGACCATCGACGATAATGCGGCCATCGTTGTCCACGGCTCTACTTCTTGGACGGCACCGGACGGCAAGAAATTCGAACTTGTTTTCACAGCCGATGAACTCGGCTACCATCCCTCAATTAAACTAGTCAGCTAA